A single region of the Pristis pectinata isolate sPriPec2 chromosome 23, sPriPec2.1.pri, whole genome shotgun sequence genome encodes:
- the LOC127582271 gene encoding WD repeat-containing protein 38-like, translating into MYRLGVLNDFAIRSSLQVNHCAFSQDGNLLITGSDDGKICVWDIGSGKRRVKAKGHKAYGYRVCTTTDVLGVISTPTGPVKACAFSADSTLFASGSTDCTVRVWNTAKAHCLHVLEGHTKTVETVCFSKDSKLLASGSYDNKAVLWDPQATGSWDHTVVVWNVRSLKRKMSLQGHTSNVSCVAFSGVGMLASGSWDKTVRVWDPKKGILIFVLEEHAGPVVTLSFSPDAILLVTAAQDGKGMLDVVTSCQFSPFETLLIAGTSDHDLPAAKSTISVNRSKPTQQSN; encoded by the exons ATGTACAGACTCGGTGTGCTGAATGACTTCGCTATCCGCTCATCACTTCAG GTGAATCACTGTGCCTTCTCTCAGGATGGCAACCTCCTAATAACAGGTTCTGACGATGGTAAAATTTGTGTCTGGGATATTGGAAGTGGAAAACGTCGAGTTAAAGCTAAAGGCCACAAAG CGTACGGCTACAGAGTATGCACCACAACCGACGTTCTGGGTGTTATTTCTACTCCCACAGGCCCAGTGAAGGCTTGTGCATTCTCTGCTGACTCCACTCTCTTCGCCAGTGGGTCCACCGATTGCACTGTCAGGGTGTGGAACACGGCAAAAGCCCACTGTCTGCATGTTCTAGAAG GACACACTAAGACCGTGGAGACTGTCTGCTTCAGCAAGGATTCGAAGCTGCTCGCCTCTGGAAGCTATGACAATAAAGCTGTTCTGTGGGATCCACAG GCTACCGGATCCTGGGATCATACAGTCGTCGTGTGGAACGTACGAAGTCTGAAACGCAAGATGTCTTTGCAAGGTCACACGAGCAACGTGAGCTGTGTTGCGTTTTCTGGCGTTGGAATGCTG GCTTCTGGCTCCTGGGATAAGACTGTCCGTGTGTGGGATCCAAAGAAAGGGATCCTGATCTTTGTCCTGGAGGAGCACGCTGGGCCAGTGGTGACCCTCTCATTCTCCCCGGATGCAATTCTCCTGGTGACGGCAGCCCAGGATGGAAAG GGGATGTTGGATGTTGTCACCAGTTGCCAGTTTTCTCCTTTCGAGACGCTTCTGATCGCAGGGACTTCTGACCATGACCTGCCAGCTGCCAAATCCACCATCAGTGTAAATAGATCAAAGCCCACCCAGCAGTCAAACTGA